From a region of the Lysinibacillus irui genome:
- a CDS encoding leucine-rich repeat protein codes for MSKEKGSKKKVKTSKKEKLFISAVAAGALVAGVSTAEDVQEAKAATPNPVSDFTYTVNNGEVTITGYVGASKSVVFPSTINGMPVVKLGEDVGDLENGSFQRKGITSIVIPNTVKEIGIRAFRGNEISNLTIPSSVEKIGKMAFYETGLKTINLTEGLKIIDDYAFMNNYESKTLTLPSTLESVGVSAFSQCGLEGTLTVPKGVKSMGTEAFSRGNLTSVTFEDGLTSIGRWAFMGNLLTSVSIPKSVTTIEDHAFSNNRLVNVEIPENIISLGDGAFGANNGLKEVVYRGKSTTATFGDWKGIYGLNTSVIFKGYNGTTFETAVKSQGFIFESLVNWIPAEIEGVSWSVNTNKTSAVILPSINGDVAKVMFAKGENLTADFFTNIANKNKVVDITANLNYEFTVSEGTPYTLYVEDNLGNKLVQTFDPSFAYALDSVSGNMILEGYWGTKKDVVIPSTIDGKPVVQIGIDTTNSTKGAFADSNIISVEIPNSVKKIGGYAFHNNSLTSINIPSSVTHIGNSAFSWNPLTHIEIPNGVESIGDFAFEATGRDTGLNGVSYVFIPRSVKHIGMYAFSGQTGFSGEKVFFVYDNDGTEQLGNEAFAVGGTYLGNDGNFKKHLEGYDFPRGYKYNPDLKIILDKKNLTVERENAPSEIAPEFTVKYSVTTSPTKPSSYDNTLNGSSHTLDYNPSDEGKYLHLKVEEKYTSSVFSYIPDSAYTKVTEKTLPLVAPGLKVKYEVNEEKTSALIKPLIADSLEGLKYKVKYAKGKNLTTDFFTNPSNASSITDVSSKANYEFNVSEGTAYTLYVEDEYGNKTVQTFDPSFVYTTMDNNISIQGYWGSEVDVVIPHTIEGLQVTRIAPNAFQPVSESTQLAQGQSTVKLNSVVIPETVTHIGNSAFYKNNLQSITLPQNLTSLEGYAFTGNKLSNVVLPVGITSIADGVFLGNRLTSIDIQGVITQIGADALNGNKLTSFVVPDTVTKIGARALQSNLLSTVALNDGLISIGSDAFSLNSITNLVIPSTVTKIDTRAFNVNPLTYVEFKGADVSTTISEEAFNTPSAKYYGLQGTIFESYITDKGYSYNNFYTLAGYSDQVKKTHSLTITPTAGNPSDGIYYAFSKEANAKDVQSADWVAVPSEGATALLDESFEDGTYYLHTKVVWGTDTLYTTSNPLELDNVPPVEPTLSVTVDESNNKAIAVSVDFPTDANKKEYRIDGGAWTEYTAPITLTENSTIEARAIDTAGNETISSPLEVDVQAIKLKWLLDNYTTATTDDFAWAGVTGVSSENIDRLRSIVTDYISTFNGGEVTVPTVADYETWLTYISALTSIQTSIENAKSIAIPSELTKAIQDINDAINALPDWVTGKTSFNEGVSLLERYATALEAVIDVEISLKQADKDSAQSLVDVIGDAHIEKQLSGRLEIVQEFIDATTFVENAESSRNEEDILKAQTKVAALPDHTVKTQLQKRLDALIHLIGVEQAVSKSEETLVQEDKDKAQNLVDTLPNGDKKDSLQSRLDLVQDIINASNAVNQAELTSSDEDIATAQDAIDLLPAGEKKSELQNRLDAVKNLGDASKAVVTAETNLTQVDHDKAKQLVEALPNGAVKDNLISRLDDVQNIIYATKAVEDVESSLDKTGIEDAQPLVDAIVNENKKDELQKRLDEVSKTISAKDGVATAEVSYSISDKEAAQQLVDVLSPDNPHKKDLLDRLEQVQAVIDATVAVDNAKDFPTVEHIQTAQEAINKINDSNPKKDELQSILDTVTNLKAVEDAVSKSETSLEQEDVNTARGLVDALDESDVKEVFIERLDEVQRLIDAEKAVSNLEQSLSKDNYDGVKAQVDALKDHPKKVELLDRLEAIKDKIDKLTAEEEAENAVDNAGISLDRNDYDKAKDLVNNLEDGSKKEELQDRLDEIGKILDKIDEIEEDLKNAENTNSTDLDDIQNKIKELPESDKKDELQNKLDEIKENNGAEKAVETVEETLDRDDYNAAKDLVDKLDDGPKKDELQGRLDDVLEKIEALESVGKAEESKLQPDVDNAKDIVNQLPDSEFKNELLERLEELQKELDKQTSETDAEKAVEKVEDSLKRADYDQAKDLVDRLVDEVKKGELQERLESVLEKIDAIEAVDNSEKTLTQQDKNDAQSKVDKLPEGELKDELQNRLDEVQKIIDNLSAEEQAEKAVEKTESTLDKGEFIIAQDLVNALEDGSKKNELQDRLDKVKEFIGLIDEIEKTLKEAEDTLNTDHLGSVQDQITSLPDSVIKGSLQDRLDDLLAYREAEKSVSKAEELAVQSYKDKAQELVDQLKPWKGKDHLQERLDKLQDVIDQKEGDLIDKILNDPDHVTSQELADYTDNDVVDEKLKDYIENILEEAENGNITKDDVVQIVRLITFLERSKRSMAEGDITKYEAEYLSATVSVKSKFPNASVLRAIPGYLNDILDLPSLAKEIAELLNRPLNDVLAELESLLGSDEVITLSYSVQYVTEDGEVILEQPKEAPTGTVTVKAQAIEGYELVSEGTQTFELTEDTKGTVITFIVKPVKEVTEITQGSYTIEYVTLENEVVHTETIEEVDFGKIDVVAQAPEGYELLETEEPSQTIELSKDIPFELLRFVVKQKEADIETPPTVEGEESLEQPEAEETTTDEPIVEPSEVEETPSTEEELPSAEQPSVPTPEETTEEPSVETVTAPTIGEETALVRSFLVASLDNAYFTSTAQNTGVDHSQYLYDVSQSTVLVKAFLANPTDETRLEAKNFILGNLYAGEFKTTLLKLLALPGEEIPTDGEDITIIHPSKPPVNPEPPTPIDPNPPVEPPVIEPPVVEPPVVIPKPEPPTVLPEIPGGTTVAETIDFKDGKWTIKNPATDVIELKHKDIKIKVPLETNAKLWEVEWILKSNQHYQLRIWADGKEITVFKKPIEITKTSKKAYVFRFENGQYTAIPFTFAVPNQIQFKVTKTGEFQFSTKRITFKDIDGVFSQRAIEELASRHIVKGTSPDYYSPYESLTRAQFSAMLVRSLGIDTSDVVNGVFKDVKAKDWFAKDVQALYETGIIRGVTATKFNPNSPLTRQQAALMLDRALDYLKVEKSDSTTLDFKDANKISEEAKPAVATMQTLGIFSGKEGNKFDPHANLTRAEMAKVLQITLELAGLF; via the coding sequence TTGTCAAAAGAAAAAGGAAGTAAGAAGAAAGTGAAAACGAGTAAAAAGGAAAAACTATTTATTTCAGCTGTAGCAGCAGGAGCTTTAGTAGCAGGAGTCTCAACAGCGGAAGACGTACAGGAAGCGAAAGCGGCTACTCCTAACCCTGTATCTGATTTCACATACACAGTAAATAACGGAGAGGTAACGATCACTGGATACGTTGGAGCAAGTAAAAGTGTCGTATTCCCATCAACTATCAATGGTATGCCTGTAGTTAAGCTTGGAGAAGATGTGGGTGATTTAGAAAACGGCTCATTTCAACGCAAAGGTATAACAAGTATTGTCATTCCAAACACAGTAAAAGAAATTGGAATCAGAGCATTCAGAGGAAACGAAATATCAAACCTAACTATACCCAGTAGCGTAGAGAAGATTGGAAAAATGGCTTTCTACGAGACGGGTTTAAAAACAATAAATCTTACTGAAGGTCTAAAGATAATTGATGACTATGCATTTATGAATAACTACGAAAGTAAAACTCTAACATTACCTTCTACTTTAGAATCAGTAGGGGTATCCGCATTTTCTCAATGTGGGTTAGAAGGGACTCTAACTGTACCTAAAGGTGTAAAAAGCATGGGGACTGAAGCCTTTTCACGTGGCAATCTAACAAGTGTTACTTTCGAAGACGGTCTAACTTCTATTGGACGATGGGCTTTCATGGGTAACTTACTAACAAGCGTAAGCATCCCAAAAAGTGTAACAACTATTGAAGACCATGCCTTCTCGAATAACCGACTTGTAAACGTTGAGATTCCTGAAAACATCATATCTCTAGGAGATGGGGCGTTTGGAGCGAATAATGGGTTAAAAGAAGTTGTTTACAGAGGCAAGAGCACTACTGCGACATTTGGAGACTGGAAAGGGATATATGGTCTTAACACTTCTGTCATCTTCAAGGGGTATAACGGAACAACTTTTGAAACAGCAGTAAAAAGTCAAGGATTTATATTCGAGTCACTAGTTAACTGGATTCCTGCAGAAATAGAAGGTGTTAGTTGGTCAGTAAACACTAATAAAACTTCAGCAGTAATACTACCTAGTATTAATGGTGACGTAGCTAAAGTTATGTTTGCAAAGGGCGAAAATCTGACAGCCGACTTCTTTACTAATATAGCGAATAAAAACAAAGTTGTTGATATCACAGCGAATTTGAACTACGAGTTTACTGTATCAGAGGGTACACCTTATACCCTTTACGTTGAGGACAACTTAGGGAACAAGCTAGTACAGACTTTTGACCCTTCATTTGCCTATGCACTTGATTCAGTAAGTGGAAACATGATACTTGAGGGATATTGGGGAACTAAAAAAGATGTGGTTATTCCTTCAACAATTGATGGGAAACCTGTAGTACAGATTGGTATTGACACAACTAATTCTACTAAGGGTGCTTTTGCTGATTCTAACATCATAAGTGTAGAAATACCAAATAGTGTGAAAAAGATTGGAGGCTATGCTTTCCATAATAACAGCCTAACAAGCATAAACATTCCAAGCAGTGTGACTCACATAGGAAATTCTGCATTTTCTTGGAATCCCTTAACACACATAGAAATTCCTAACGGTGTTGAAAGTATAGGGGACTTTGCATTTGAGGCTACTGGAAGAGATACTGGTTTAAATGGAGTTAGCTATGTATTTATTCCTAGAAGTGTTAAACACATTGGTATGTATGCTTTTTCAGGACAGACAGGTTTTTCAGGTGAAAAAGTATTCTTTGTTTATGATAACGATGGTACAGAGCAACTTGGTAACGAAGCATTCGCTGTTGGGGGTACTTACCTAGGAAACGATGGTAATTTTAAAAAACATTTAGAGGGTTATGATTTCCCTAGAGGTTACAAGTACAATCCTGATTTAAAAATAATTCTAGATAAAAAGAACCTAACAGTGGAACGTGAAAATGCACCTTCAGAAATAGCACCTGAATTTACTGTGAAATACAGTGTAACTACAAGCCCAACTAAGCCTAGTAGTTACGATAACACACTGAATGGTAGTAGTCATACTTTAGATTACAACCCTTCTGATGAAGGAAAATACCTACACCTTAAAGTTGAGGAAAAATACACTTCATCAGTATTCTCTTATATACCTGACAGTGCTTATACAAAGGTTACAGAAAAAACACTTCCACTTGTTGCGCCTGGGTTAAAGGTAAAATATGAAGTAAATGAGGAAAAGACATCAGCATTAATCAAACCTTTGATTGCGGATAGCCTAGAAGGTTTAAAGTACAAAGTAAAATATGCAAAGGGTAAAAATTTAACAACGGACTTCTTTACTAACCCTTCAAATGCTAGTTCAATAACAGATGTTTCTTCAAAAGCAAACTATGAATTCAACGTATCAGAGGGTACAGCCTATACTCTTTATGTAGAGGATGAGTATGGTAATAAAACAGTACAAACATTTGATCCTTCATTCGTTTACACAACAATGGACAACAATATCAGCATTCAGGGGTATTGGGGTTCTGAAGTAGACGTTGTAATTCCTCATACTATCGAGGGGTTACAGGTAACACGAATTGCACCAAATGCATTCCAACCTGTGAGTGAGAGTACACAATTGGCACAAGGTCAATCAACTGTAAAGCTAAACAGTGTTGTAATTCCTGAAACAGTAACGCATATTGGTAACAGTGCGTTTTATAAGAACAACTTGCAGTCTATTACTCTACCACAAAACCTTACTTCGTTAGAAGGGTACGCATTCACTGGCAACAAACTATCGAATGTAGTATTACCTGTGGGTATCACTTCTATCGCAGATGGGGTATTCCTAGGAAACAGATTAACTTCTATTGATATCCAAGGAGTCATCACTCAAATCGGAGCAGATGCTTTAAATGGTAATAAGTTGACTTCTTTTGTTGTACCTGACACAGTTACAAAAATTGGAGCAAGAGCGCTTCAGTCTAATCTTTTATCAACGGTTGCATTGAATGACGGCTTAATATCTATTGGTTCAGATGCATTTTCTTTAAACAGCATCACAAACTTAGTTATCCCATCAACTGTAACTAAGATTGATACTAGAGCGTTTAACGTAAACCCTCTAACATATGTAGAGTTCAAAGGGGCTGACGTATCAACAACAATTAGCGAAGAAGCATTTAACACTCCTTCGGCCAAGTATTACGGGTTACAAGGCACTATATTTGAATCGTATATTACAGATAAAGGGTACAGCTACAACAACTTCTACACACTAGCAGGTTACTCAGACCAAGTGAAAAAGACTCACTCTTTAACAATTACACCTACAGCGGGTAACCCTAGCGATGGTATTTACTACGCTTTCAGTAAAGAAGCAAATGCAAAGGACGTACAAAGTGCTGACTGGGTTGCAGTTCCAAGTGAGGGAGCAACAGCGTTATTAGACGAATCTTTCGAAGATGGAACGTACTATCTTCATACAAAAGTAGTATGGGGTACTGACACACTTTATACAACAAGTAACCCACTTGAATTGGATAACGTACCACCTGTAGAACCAACTCTTTCTGTAACAGTTGATGAGTCTAACAATAAAGCAATAGCGGTATCAGTAGACTTCCCAACGGATGCGAATAAGAAGGAATATCGTATTGACGGTGGCGCTTGGACTGAGTACACCGCTCCAATTACTCTAACTGAAAATAGTACAATCGAGGCACGTGCAATTGACACAGCGGGTAACGAAACTATCTCAAGTCCGTTAGAAGTAGACGTACAAGCAATCAAGTTGAAGTGGTTATTAGATAACTACACAACTGCTACTACAGACGATTTTGCTTGGGCAGGGGTAACAGGCGTATCATCTGAAAACATTGACCGATTAAGGTCTATCGTAACGGATTACATCTCTACATTTAATGGTGGAGAGGTAACAGTTCCAACAGTTGCTGACTATGAAACTTGGTTAACATATATCAGTGCTTTAACAAGTATCCAAACTAGTATTGAAAATGCTAAGAGTATCGCTATTCCATCTGAATTAACTAAAGCAATTCAAGATATAAACGATGCAATCAACGCATTACCTGACTGGGTAACAGGAAAAACATCCTTTAACGAAGGGGTATCATTACTTGAGCGTTATGCGACAGCACTAGAGGCTGTTATCGATGTAGAAATTTCATTAAAACAAGCGGATAAAGATTCAGCTCAGTCGCTTGTAGATGTAATCGGTGACGCCCATATAGAGAAACAATTATCTGGCAGATTAGAAATAGTTCAAGAATTCATTGATGCAACAACTTTTGTTGAAAATGCAGAGTCATCACGCAATGAAGAAGATATCCTAAAAGCGCAAACAAAAGTAGCAGCTTTACCTGACCATACAGTTAAGACTCAATTACAAAAACGTTTAGATGCTCTTATCCACCTAATCGGGGTGGAACAGGCAGTATCCAAGTCTGAAGAAACATTAGTACAAGAAGATAAGGACAAAGCACAAAATCTTGTAGATACACTTCCTAACGGTGATAAGAAGGATTCATTACAATCTCGACTTGATTTAGTTCAGGATATCATCAATGCATCAAACGCAGTGAATCAAGCAGAATTAACATCGTCTGATGAGGATATTGCTACAGCCCAAGATGCTATTGATTTATTACCTGCAGGTGAAAAGAAATCGGAGTTACAAAACCGTTTAGACGCGGTGAAAAACCTTGGTGATGCTTCAAAAGCTGTAGTAACTGCAGAAACGAATTTAACACAGGTTGATCACGATAAAGCCAAACAATTAGTTGAAGCTTTACCTAACGGGGCGGTTAAGGATAACCTAATTTCTCGACTAGACGACGTACAAAACATCATCTATGCGACTAAGGCTGTAGAGGATGTGGAAAGTTCTCTTGATAAAACGGGAATAGAAGATGCTCAACCGTTAGTAGATGCTATCGTAAACGAGAATAAGAAAGATGAACTGCAAAAACGTTTAGATGAAGTATCGAAAACAATTTCTGCTAAGGATGGGGTGGCTACTGCAGAAGTCTCTTATTCTATATCTGACAAAGAGGCAGCGCAACAGTTGGTAGATGTTTTATCACCTGATAACCCACATAAGAAGGATTTACTTGACCGACTAGAGCAAGTACAAGCAGTAATTGATGCAACAGTGGCCGTAGACAATGCTAAAGATTTTCCTACAGTGGAACACATTCAAACAGCACAAGAAGCAATCAATAAAATCAATGATTCTAACCCTAAGAAAGATGAGTTGCAATCGATCTTAGATACGGTAACAAACTTAAAGGCTGTCGAGGACGCAGTATCAAAATCTGAAACTTCACTAGAACAGGAAGATGTAAATACTGCAAGGGGCCTTGTAGATGCTTTAGATGAGTCGGATGTTAAGGAAGTATTTATTGAACGACTTGATGAGGTACAGCGTTTAATCGATGCTGAAAAAGCAGTATCTAACTTAGAACAATCTCTATCAAAAGACAACTATGATGGAGTAAAAGCTCAAGTAGATGCTCTAAAAGATCATCCAAAGAAAGTTGAACTTTTAGACCGTTTAGAAGCTATTAAGGATAAAATAGACAAATTGACTGCCGAAGAGGAAGCGGAAAATGCAGTAGATAACGCTGGAATTAGTCTTGACAGAAATGATTATGACAAAGCTAAGGATCTAGTAAACAACCTTGAGGATGGTTCTAAGAAAGAAGAGCTCCAAGATCGGTTAGATGAAATAGGTAAAATCCTAGATAAAATCGACGAGATTGAAGAAGACCTGAAAAATGCCGAAAACACTAATTCTACTGATTTAGACGACATTCAGAATAAAATAAAGGAACTTCCTGAAAGTGACAAGAAGGACGAACTTCAAAACAAGCTAGATGAAATTAAGGAAAATAACGGTGCTGAGAAAGCGGTAGAAACGGTTGAAGAAACTCTTGATAGAGACGACTACAATGCTGCTAAGGATTTAGTGGACAAACTAGATGATGGACCGAAGAAAGATGAACTCCAAGGCCGTCTAGATGATGTTCTAGAAAAGATTGAAGCACTTGAGTCAGTTGGAAAAGCTGAGGAGTCTAAGTTGCAACCTGACGTAGACAATGCAAAGGATATTGTAAACCAACTACCTGATAGTGAATTCAAAAATGAGTTGCTGGAGCGTTTAGAGGAATTACAAAAAGAGCTGGACAAACAAACTTCCGAAACTGATGCTGAAAAGGCTGTTGAAAAAGTAGAGGATTCTTTAAAAAGAGCAGACTATGATCAGGCAAAAGACTTAGTTGATAGACTTGTAGATGAGGTAAAAAAAGGTGAGCTCCAAGAGCGATTAGAAAGTGTCCTAGAGAAAATCGATGCTATTGAAGCCGTAGATAACTCTGAAAAAACATTAACGCAGCAGGATAAAAATGATGCTCAATCTAAGGTAGATAAACTTCCTGAAGGTGAATTGAAGGACGAACTTCAAAACCGTTTGGATGAAGTACAGAAGATCATCGACAATCTCTCTGCTGAAGAACAGGCTGAAAAAGCTGTGGAGAAAACGGAGTCCACTCTAGACAAAGGCGAGTTTATTATTGCTCAAGATTTAGTAAATGCCTTAGAGGACGGTAGTAAGAAAAATGAGCTGCAGGATCGTCTAGACAAAGTTAAAGAGTTCATCGGCTTAATTGATGAGATTGAAAAAACCTTAAAAGAAGCTGAAGATACTTTAAATACAGATCACCTGGGGAGCGTTCAAGACCAGATTACCTCTTTACCTGATAGTGTAATCAAGGGTTCTTTGCAAGATCGTTTAGATGATTTACTAGCTTACAGAGAAGCCGAAAAGTCTGTATCAAAAGCTGAAGAATTAGCAGTACAGTCCTACAAAGATAAAGCACAAGAATTAGTCGACCAATTAAAACCTTGGAAGGGTAAAGATCACTTACAAGAGCGTTTAGATAAGCTCCAAGATGTGATTGACCAAAAAGAGGGTGACTTAATTGACAAAATTTTAAATGACCCTGACCATGTTACATCGCAAGAATTAGCCGACTACACAGACAATGATGTAGTAGATGAAAAGCTGAAAGACTATATTGAAAACATCCTTGAAGAAGCCGAAAACGGTAACATTACAAAGGATGATGTTGTACAAATTGTACGTTTAATCACGTTCTTAGAGAGATCAAAGCGATCTATGGCCGAGGGAGACATCACAAAATACGAAGCGGAGTACTTAAGTGCAACAGTCTCTGTAAAATCTAAGTTCCCTAATGCCTCTGTATTAAGAGCCATCCCAGGATACTTAAACGACATTTTAGATTTACCAAGTCTGGCAAAAGAAATCGCAGAACTTTTAAACAGACCTTTAAATGATGTATTAGCTGAACTAGAATCACTGTTAGGTTCAGATGAAGTTATAACGTTATCTTATTCCGTCCAGTATGTAACAGAAGATGGAGAGGTTATCTTAGAGCAACCGAAAGAAGCACCAACTGGTACAGTAACTGTCAAAGCCCAAGCTATTGAGGGGTACGAGTTAGTTTCTGAAGGTACACAAACATTTGAATTAACGGAAGATACAAAAGGCACAGTTATTACTTTTATAGTAAAACCTGTGAAAGAGGTAACAGAGATAACGCAAGGAAGTTACACAATCGAATATGTAACACTTGAAAATGAAGTTGTCCATACAGAGACAATCGAAGAGGTTGACTTTGGTAAAATCGATGTTGTAGCTCAAGCTCCTGAAGGTTATGAATTACTCGAAACGGAAGAACCTTCACAAACAATAGAACTATCAAAAGATATTCCTTTTGAATTACTACGTTTTGTAGTAAAACAAAAAGAAGCAGATATAGAAACACCACCGACTGTTGAGGGTGAAGAAAGTTTAGAACAACCAGAAGCAGAAGAAACAACTACTGACGAACCAATTGTAGAACCTAGTGAAGTAGAAGAGACACCTTCAACTGAAGAAGAATTACCTTCTGCAGAACAACCTTCGGTGCCTACACCTGAAGAAACAACTGAAGAACCTTCTGTTGAAACAGTTACGGCACCTACAATAGGGGAAGAGACGGCACTTGTACGTTCCTTCTTGGTTGCTTCTTTAGATAATGCGTATTTTACATCGACTGCTCAAAATACAGGTGTAGATCACAGTCAATATTTATATGATGTATCTCAATCAACGGTATTAGTTAAGGCATTCTTAGCAAATCCAACCGATGAGACAAGGTTAGAAGCTAAAAATTTCATCTTAGGGAACTTATATGCAGGTGAGTTTAAAACAACATTGCTGAAATTGTTAGCATTACCAGGTGAGGAGATTCCTACTGATGGTGAGGATATTACGATTATTCATCCTTCTAAACCGCCAGTAAACCCAGAACCACCAACACCAATTGATCCTAACCCACCAGTTGAACCGCCTGTCATTGAACCACCAGTCGTTGAACCGCCTGTAGTTATTCCTAAACCGGAACCTCCTACTGTTTTACCAGAAATACCAGGAGGTACTACAGTAGCAGAAACTATTGATTTCAAAGATGGAAAGTGGACAATTAAAAATCCTGCAACGGATGTAATAGAACTAAAACACAAAGATATTAAAATCAAAGTTCCGCTAGAAACCAATGCAAAACTTTGGGAAGTTGAATGGATCTTGAAATCTAATCAACATTATCAACTTCGCATTTGGGCTGATGGTAAGGAAATCACTGTATTTAAGAAGCCAATTGAAATCACAAAAACATCGAAAAAAGCGTATGTCTTCCGATTCGAAAATGGACAATATACAGCTATTCCATTTACTTTTGCAGTACCAAACCAAATTCAATTTAAGGTGACTAAAACAGGGGAATTCCAATTCTCTACAAAACGTATTACATTTAAGGACATTGATGGGGTCTTTAGTCAACGTGCAATTGAGGAGTTAGCAAGCAGACATATTGTTAAGGGTACATCTCCTGACTACTACAGCCCTTACGAGTCACTAACTAGAGCACAATTCAGTGCAATGTTAGTAAGAAGTTTAGGAATTGATACATCTGATGTTGTAAACGGAGTCTTTAAAGATGTAAAGGCGAAAGATTGGTTTGCTAAAGATGTACAAGCCTTATACGAAACGGGCATTATCAGAGGTGTAACTGCTACGAAGTTTAATCCTAATAGCCCGCTAACACGTCAACAAGCAGCACTTATGCTAGACCGAGCTCTGGACTATTTAAAGGTTGAGAAAAGTGATTCCACAACGCTTGATTTTAAAGATGCAAATAAAATTTCAGAAGAGGCAAAACCAGCTGTTGCTACGATGCAAACACTTGGGATTTTTAGTGGTAAAGAAGGTAATAAATTTGACCCACATGCTAATTTAACACGTGCGGAAATGGCCAAAGTTCTACAAATTACCTTAGAACTTGCAGGATTATTTTAA
- a CDS encoding ImmA/IrrE family metallo-endopeptidase, with protein sequence MEQLLQEVERLAKDYYLKYISEETSLIIADILEDIVIQQGIEVIYLKLPKLDEESRSLNGMFLKHINPKVQPKIVINQLDNARTQNFTLAHEWFHYILESEDLKKYEIRIESNEVLERAGDYFAATILMNKDAFNLYFEIIKSQVIEKKIFKLADIFKVPYLSVVRRIKELGLWDISAYEEMTEEQLMNLRVSVMDDSILDMPPKRKEFEQFQEKLITREAEGTLSSQEVAKILANINPDLAEEYYEKSIENQDINALWDELED encoded by the coding sequence ATGGAACAATTATTACAAGAAGTTGAACGATTAGCTAAAGACTATTATTTAAAGTATATTTCTGAAGAAACATCATTAATTATTGCTGATATATTGGAAGATATTGTAATACAACAAGGGATAGAAGTAATCTACCTAAAATTACCTAAACTTGATGAAGAAAGTCGTTCGTTAAATGGCATGTTTTTAAAACATATCAATCCAAAGGTTCAACCTAAAATTGTTATTAATCAGCTAGATAATGCAAGAACTCAAAACTTCACTTTGGCTCATGAATGGTTCCATTATATTTTAGAATCCGAAGATTTAAAGAAATATGAGATTCGAATTGAATCAAATGAAGTATTAGAACGAGCCGGTGATTATTTTGCTGCAACCATTTTAATGAATAAGGATGCATTCAATCTTTATTTTGAAATTATTAAAAGTCAAGTAATTGAAAAGAAAATCTTTAAATTAGCAGATATTTTTAAAGTACCTTATTTGAGTGTTGTTCGACGCATTAAAGAATTAGGACTTTGGGATATTTCAGCTTATGAAGAAATGACTGAGGAACAATTAATGAATTTACGTGTAAGTGTAATGGATGATTCTATATTGGATATGCCACCTAAACGTAAGGAATTTGAGCAATTTCAAGAAAAATTAATTACTCGTGAGGCAGAAGGTACATTATCGAGCCAAGAAGTAGCGAAGATATTAGCCAATATAAATCCAGATTTAGCTGAAGAATATTACGAAAAATCAATAGAAAATCAGGATATTAACGCACTTTGGGATGAATTAGAGGATTAG
- a CDS encoding YkvA family protein — MDEEKIQNFSKHYSEDGLWKKIKKYSKKVGSSAVYAILLLYFVLQKEEVPIKNKAIIYGALGYFILPIDLIPDVALGVGYTDDIGVLLAALWQVSIYIDTDVKNQAKEKLKDWFGDDIDTSDIDDKLV, encoded by the coding sequence ATGGATGAAGAAAAAATTCAAAACTTTAGTAAGCATTATTCAGAAGATGGACTTTGGAAGAAGATAAAGAAATACTCTAAAAAAGTCGGTTCATCTGCAGTATATGCCATACTACTTCTTTATTTTGTCTTACAAAAGGAAGAGGTACCTATAAAAAATAAAGCGATTATATATGGTGCATTAGGCTACTTTATTTTACCTATCGACTTGATTCCAGATGTAGCACTGGGAGTAGGGTATACTGATGATATAGGAGTACTTCTTGCAGCTTTATGGCAAGTATCAATATATATTGATACTGATGTTAAAAATCAAGCCAAAGAAAAACTCAAAGATTGGTTTGGCGATGATATAGATACCTCAGATATAGATGATAAATTAGTTTAG
- a CDS encoding helix-turn-helix domain-containing protein, giving the protein MDYKHTAMTINQWMQENNVSKTKMAELVGVSEGLLRAILKGDRRITSERLTKFAEVMNIPRATLLGLSDSELFAGYSVIPRGGTDLSVTNKHQIQQVAMLLNAYETFK; this is encoded by the coding sequence ATGGATTACAAACATACAGCAATGACCATTAATCAATGGATGCAAGAAAACAACGTATCTAAGACAAAAATGGCTGAATTAGTTGGTGTTAGTGAAGGATTATTACGTGCAATTTTAAAAGGTGATCGCCGTATTACATCAGAACGATTAACAAAATTTGCAGAAGTAATGAATATTCCACGTGCTACACTTTTAGGTTTATCAGATAGTGAATTATTCGCTGGATATAGCGTCATTCCACGTGGTGGGACAGATCTTTCTGTAACTAACAAACATCAAATTCAACAGGTAGCAATGCTTTTAAATGCATACGAAACCTTCAAGTAA